The genomic region AAAAAATAGGCACCAGTGACAATGATGGTAAGAGCTTCAGACACATACCCGTTAGCGATTACGTAGAAGCTAGGGAAATTGAAGAACAGCAGAATTCACAAAATAAAATTGCTGTAGTTTATGCAGAGGGAGAGATAGTAGATGGCGAGGGAGAAGGTTCCCAAATAGGAGGCGATCGCTATGCTAAGATACTCCGCAAAATTCGCCAAGATCAAGACATTAAATCCGTAGTTTTGAGAATTAATAGTCCTGGGGGTAGTGCAACAGCTTCAGAAATTATAGAACGAGAAATTCAATTAACCAAGCAAGTCAAACCAGTAATTGTTTCCATGGGTGATGTAGCAGCGTCAGGGGGGTATTGGATTGCTAGTAATTCCGATCATATTTTTGCCGAACCTGGAACTCTTACAGGTTCAATAGGTGTATTTGGTGTGTTATTAAACGGTCAAAAATTGGCCAATAATAATGGTATTACTTGGGACACAGTAAAAACTAGCGAATTTGCGGATAGCCAAACTGTTTCCCGTCCCAAATCACCACAGGAACTGGCAATTTATCAACGCAGTGTCAACCGAATTTATAATATGTTTATCAATAAAGTTGTTCAGGGTAGAAAACTTCCCCAAACAAAAGTAGGAGAAATTGCACAAGGGAGAGTTTGGTCAGGTGCGACAGCAAAACAAATTGGTTTAGTGGATGAGATTGGCGGATTAAATATTGCCATTGAATATGCAGCTAAGAAAGCAAAATTAGGTAAAGATTGGCAAGTGGAAGAGTATCCAGAAGTAACCACTTTGGGAGAGCGTTTTTTTGGCAGAAAACTTAAAGAAGCAATAATAGGGATGCACAACTGGGACATAAGTCAAACTAATCCACTCATAGCAGAATTGGAAAAAGTACGAAAAGAATCAACAATCTTTCGCATCATGAATGACCCACAGGGAATTTATGCTCGTCTCCCTTTCAACTTTAACATTGATTAGCAAAAAAGGATTCCCTAGGGAATCCTTTAACCTTAAAAATTATAATTGCGATCGCCTATCCACATACTGGTAGGGATAGCGTTACCTTGAGAATCAACCTTTACTCTCACAAGTATTGATCTTCTCCTAGCACGTTGATTTTGCCGTGCTTGGAATAAGTCATAATCGATTTGTTCTCTTTGTGCTTGAGAAACATAGTAATTTTCCAATCCGTAATTAATTGACCCATTTTGATAATTACCCTTTAAAGCTACCTGATTATTGGATAAATACATAGGAAGATCAGAACTAATACTCACGGGTTTCCAAGCTAGAGGAACAGTAGAGTTAAGGTTACCAACATTAGGGCGATCGCTAGTGAATCTATCATCAAATGGACTATTAAATTGACGGTTTAATGACCGTTGCTCCTGTAAAATCACATATAAAGTACTACCTTGGATAATTCTGCCATTTCTCCGAGAATTTTGTCTCACCCAGTCTCTCCAACCGGGTAATCTTCTCAAGGTTTGGGGACGAGAGATATTATAATCAAAAGATAAAGCAGATCCTTCTAATAGGTTAGAAACATCAGTGGGTAAGGTTTGCAAAATCACCGACTTACCAGCCATTTCTGTATAAACTGCTTGACTGGGAACCCCTAAAATCAAACCCACTTGTACTAGGAGAGGAGCAACCAATCTCCAAAATGGTAGAGGTTGATTAGCTTTTTCTTCCGTAGCAATTAAATAATCACGAAAAGTCAGCTTTTCAGAAAACTCCTTTTCTGGAGTCGAGGTTTTATTTTTTTCCGGTGTGTTATTTGTCATGGTAAGTTAGTTGAATTGACTATTTTTTCACTGTGCGTTCCTGTAATCTCCCTTCAAACCAAAGACCAGCAGAAATCAAACCAGATCCACAGATTACGAATACTAAGGATCTAAATAATAAGTCGGTGTCGTACTCTAAGATACGACTGATAATTTGCAAGATTAATAACATCATGCCACACCAAAAAGCAGTTCTGCTACTCAACTTTAATCCTTCTTGAATTAATCCCCAGGATAAAGTAAACAACAGAGAATTAAAAATGAAAATTCCCAATTCTGTAATTCGACCAATACCCTGATGCCAAAAGGGAATGATCACAATGAAACCTAAAAAAATGCCAATTACAGTTAAAGTGAAAAATGCTTCTCGACGGTTAGGATTATTGCGATGACGAAAGAGAAATAACCATTGAATAAATACCAAACCACCAATAATTCCTAAATCAATAATAGATAAATATTGAAACCCGGTGGAGAGATTATTGAAGGAACTAGAGAAATTGTCCAATTCCAAGGATTGCCATTGCCAACGAAAGGATAAAAGGTAAAATACCACAGCAAAACAACCTAGGGCAAAATGGCGAGCTATTCCTTGAAATAACCGGTAGTTTACCGTGGGAAACAGTAAATCATCATAACTCCAAAATAGGGCGGGTGGTAATGCTAAAGCAAAAGAAGCTACCCACGGAAAAACATCTGAAGAAGTTAATAGTGGTAAAGGTTGAAGATTATATTGCAGGGAAAACGTAAAGGCGATCGCTGCTAGGATAAAAATTATCCGTGAACGACAAATATAAGCTAATGGAACAAATAACACCCAGGAAATTAAAGGGGTATGTCGAACAGCTAATTGATCCCAATTTAAATTACCACCAGTTACAGAAAATTCTCCAAGTCCCAACCAATAGCCAATTTGTAATAGCAAAATAGCCAAAATTCCTAAGGAATTAATACAAAGGCTATAGGCCATTATCAAAACACCAAAACCCCAGGCTAAAAACAACTGTGTGGGTGAACCACTAATATTAAATATTTCCGCCATCAAGACTAATGTTGCTCCTAAGATTAGGCTACTCAGTAGCAGTAAACCTTCCCCTAAAAAGCGTTTACCAGGTTTAGATTTTTTCTCTTCTCCCTTTTTTTCCCGACCTAGGGTTGGTTCTCTCCAAGTGAAAAATCCAGTAATAGCAGTGGATAAAAATAGACTCATTAACAAGATAAATTTCACTTCCCTGGACCAGGTTTGCCAATTTGCTGCTAGGAAAATAACTATACCCAAAATCAGCAATAAACCACCAAAAGCAATAGCTATCAACCCAGAACTTTCTTTAGCAGATCCTTCTATTTTTTTAAATTGATGACGATCGGCAATTTGTTCATACTGGGAAGAACTGATAATTCCTTCATCGCGCCAACGTTGTGCTTCTTGGCGTAACTGTCGCGCAAAGTTATCTAAAATCATGACCTCTGTACTAGGGGTGAGTTTGACAAGAATACCCAGAGATTTACCCCTAATCAAGCACAGTTCACCACATAAAGAGAACCTACACTATACAATCAAACCATTGTGTTAGACTAGTATGCAGTCAATCACCCTAGTGATATTGTTCTGGTGTAACAGTTTATCAATTTTATGCCTGTGTACACTAGCAGTGACCTAACTCTTGTGAGCAGCAATGGGCATTCTCCAACCCGTACCAAAAGCTCTATCGGTAATTTTCAGTCCCGGTGCTGCTTGTCGACGCTTAAATTCCGATCCAGCAACTAGCTTGATTACCCGATTTACAGTCCCTAAATCATGACCTCCAGCTATTATTTCCTCTACTGATTGATGTTGATTGATTAAACGCTGTAGAATATCATCCAGAATATTATATGGTGGTAAGGAGTCTTGATCAGTTTGACCAGGCTTGAGTTCTGCACTGGGAGGCTTGGTCAAAATGTTTTGGGGAATAACCTCTTGTTGATTTTGACCATTCAACCAATTACAAATAGAATAAACGCGGGTTTTTGGCACGTCCGCAATTACTGCTAAACCTCCATTCATATCACCATAAAGGGTGCAGTAACCAACAGCAATTTCTGATTTATTACCGGTGGATAAAAGCAGGTGACCAAATTTATTGGATATTGCCATCAATAGAATACCTCGAATACGAGACTGAATATTTTCTTCAGCAATTCCAAATTCTGTACCTGTAAATAATTCAAATAAGGTATGGTCAAAACTTTTCATTAATTCACCAATGGGCAAAATTTGGGTTTTAATCCCTAAATTCTGCCCTAATTTGAGAGCATCGCTAACAGAATGTTGGGAACTATAGGGTGAAGGCATTAACACGCCTAAAACATTTTCTTTGCCCAATGCAGCAGTAGCAATAGCAGCAACTAAGGCTGAATCTATACCACCACTTAAACCTAAAATCACTTGAGAAAACCGACATTTTTGCACATAATCCTTCACCCCCAAAACTAAAGCGTGCCAGATTTCCTCATCCTCTGATTCATAGATGGGAATAATCGGATTTTGGTCTGAGTCGGAAGCCAATTCCACCTCTTTTGTATGTTGATTGAATTCTACTATGAGAAAATCTGGAGTAAAACCATGACCTCGATATAGAATTTCACCTTGGGAGTTGACAGCAAAACTATAACCATCAAATATTAAATCATCATTACCACCAACTTGATTAGTGTAAATTATAGGTTGCTGAAAGTTTACAGCGGTATGTCTTAACATTGCTTCTCTGGTTTTCTGTTTACCAACTGTATAAGGAGAAGCAGATAAGTTGACTATTAAATCTACCCCCACAACCGATAAATCAACAATGGGATTTACCGCGTAACACTTTTTGCCCCAAAATTCTTCATCATTCCATAAATCTTCACATATAGTCACACCAATGTTAACACCATCTAATGTAAAGTAGTTGGGGTTTAACCCAGGCTCAAAGTACCGTTTTTCGTCAAAAACATCGTAGGTAGGTAATAGTCTTTTGTGAAAATATTGTTGAATTTTCCCCTTTTCTAACCAAGCAACACTATTAAATAAATTTTTCCCCCCCCTAATGTGATGTTCTCCATTCCGAACCACAGTTCCTACCAAAACTGCTAGGTGAGTTGGTAAATTTTGAGCTAGTTCTTGTAAGCTCATATCCATGGCTTCCACAAATCCAGGATTTAACAGTAAATCTCTTGGTGGATAGCCACATAAAGAAAGTTCTGGTGTTAATAATAAACGTACATCATTTGCTTGCTGTGCAGTTTCTAGGATTTTTTGACAATTTCCTTTTACGTCACCAATAATGGGATTTAGTTGGGCAATGGCTATTTTCATAGTGGTAATTTCAGTAATATAAACCTGGTAGTTAAAAATCTAAATCAATACTAAATAAATACTAATGGTTTATCCTTAAATGGTGCAAACGCTTGGGCATCAAACTTATATAAACTTGCAGGACGACCAGCTCCCCTACAAACCTTACTTCCCGTATCTAATAAAAAACCGAGTTTTAACAACCGGGCTCTAAAATTAGAATAATCAGAAAAGTTTTCTCCTAAAACTGTTGCGTATAACTGATATAACTCATTAAGGGTAAAGTTTTCTGGTAATACGTCAAACGCTACCGGACTATATTCTAATTTATTTTTCAGTCTTTTGTGCCCATAGTTAATTATTTGATCGTGATCAAAGGCCAATTCTGGTATTTTTTTCACGGGATGCCATGCAGTACCAGCAACCTTATTCGTGATTAATTCTGCTTCTTCAAATCTCACTAAAGCAAAATAACTTACTGACAAATAACGCACCCCATAACTGTTGCTTTTTTCCCTAGGATCCCGATGTGGACCGCCAAAGGTGTATAGTTGATCTAAGTATAAATTACTTACCCTAATTTTTTCTGCCATAATTCTGTAAGCAGCATCCTCCAGGGATTCACCCTGACGCACCAAAGTACCAGGGAGACTCCAGAAATTCAAAAATGGCTCTTGTTGTCGCATCACCAGTAAAACCAACAGACGATTTCTCGCAGTATCTACGGAGAAAATCACATTATCAACACCTACCTTAAAATTCGCTAAGGTCCCTTTAGATATGGAATTTGTACAACTTGTCTGATTACTTAATAGCATTAAATGTATAACCTCTCACGATTAATATAGGCAATTACGGGAGCTGTGAGAGTTTGTAGATTTTTTTGTTGACGAAAATTAGTTGATGACACATTTAAACCTTTAGTACTAGCGATCGCCATTTTTCCCCCTAATTGTCTAATTTTATGTAGACTAGCATCTTCTATAATATATCCAGGTCGAGGAATCACCAATAATTGGACTTGTTGTAGCAAATCACTAATTCTATACCACCTCGGTAATTGGTTAACTAGATCAGAACCAATTACTAAAGTATACTTCACATCATCTCCCCATTTTAATTTTGCCCTTTCTAGGGTTTCTAAGGTGCGCCAACTACTCAATTCCTGTGCTAAAATAATATTATTTAATTTATCTAATGGAGGCTCAATATCAGAAATTAACAACTGTAACATAGCAGCACGATGTCCTAGGGGTGTCTGCTGTTCTTTAATAGGGTTATCCGCCGCCCAAACCGCTACCCAATCATAATTTTCACATAGCCATTTGATAATTTTTTGATGTCCAGCTGTGGGTGGATCTGCACTTGTGCCAAATAATGCGATATTCATAAATTTAAGGTACGATATCTAATAAATAGGTCTCTACAATTTGGATTTGCTGTAAATGAGATTCAGCTTTCAACAGCGTTTATCGGTAAATACAAACATAACCTTGAGGTAAACGGATTATTAGCTGATAAAGGTCGGTCAGCAAGCTATAATCTTGAGAGTACAGATTTAATTCTCGATTCCCATAACCATAATCTGTATTGATAAAGGTGGTCATATGCGCATGTAAATGTTGACAAAATTCCCCGATTTGGCTCAGTTGTTTATGGTAGCTTTCACCATAAATAATGTCAAGTCCCCAGTTGTTAACAGGTCACCGAGAATGGATTGGAGTAGGTTTTAAATGGTAAATACTATGACGACAAATACTGGTAGAAAAACATTGGAAAAACCCTGGTTAAAAAAGGTTCCAGCCAAAAGATTTGCTTGGACTGGAGTATTAGTAGCCACGATGATTATGCTACCAGAAATTGTGGGTAGTCCAGTCTTGGCACAAAAAATTGGGCGTAGTAATTCTTTATCTTACGGACAGCTACTACAGAAAACTAAAGCAGGCCAGGTTAAAAGAGTAGAAATTGATGAAGGTGAACAAATAGCTAAGGTATATTTGGTCAGTCATAAACCTGGTACAGCGCCCATATCAGTGAGACTGTTAGATCAAAATAGTGAGTTAATCAGTAAACTCAAGGAGAAAAAAGTTGAGTTCGGTGAGATTTCCACAGCTAGTAGCAGAGCAACCATTGGTTTACTAATCAACTTGATGTGGATTTTGCCACTGTTAGCCTTGATTATGTTATTGCTGCGACGTTCTGCTAGTAGTTCCAACCAGGCATTGAATTTTGGCAGATCTCGGGCCCGGTTTCAAATGGAGGCTAAAACCGGGGTGAAATTTGATGATGTAGCTGGAATTACTGAGGCTAAGGAAGAACTACAGGAAGTAGTGACATTTTTACAACAACCGGAAAAATTTACTGCTGTGGGGGCAAAAATTCCCAAGGGTGTACTATTGGTTGGACCACCGGGAACTGGTAAGACCTTATTGGCAAAAGCCATTGCTGGGGAAGCATCTGTGCCATTTTTCAGCATTTCTGGCTCGGAATTTGTGGAAATGTTTGTGGGTGTGGGCGCTTCCCGGGTGCGAGACCTGTTTAAAAAGGCTAAGGAAAATGCTCCCTGTATTATCTTTATTGATGAGATTGATGCTGTGGGTAGACAGAGAGGAGCAGGTATTGGTGGTGGTAATGATGAAAGAGAGCAAACCCTAAATCAGTTGCTAACGGAAATGGATGGTTTTGAAGGCAATAATGGGATTATTATTATTGCTGCTACGAACCGTCCAGATGTGTTGGATTCTGCCTTGTTACGTCCCGGTCGTTTTGATAGACAGGTAATTGTAGATGCGCCAGATCTAAAGGGACGTTTAGATATATTGGCAGTCCACGCTCGAAATAAGAAATTAGACCCCACCATTTCCTTAGAGGAAATTGCCCAACGCACCCCTGGTTTTACCGGTGCAGACCTGGCTAATCTGCTCAATGAAGCAGCTATTTTGACAGCTAGACGGCGCAAGGAAGAAATTTCTATGCTGGAAATTAATGATGCGGTGGACCGGGTTGTAGCTGGTATGGAAGGTACGGCTTTAGTTGATGGCAAAAGTAAACGTTTAATTGCCTATCATGAGGTGGGTCATGCCTTGATTGGTACATTAGTTAAAGATCATGATCCTGTACAAAAAGTTACTTTGATACCAAGGGGACAAGCTTTGGGTCTAACTTGGTTTACACCTAATGAAGACCAGGGTTTAGTATCTCGCTCTCAAATGTTAGCTCGCATTATGGGAGCTTTAGGGGGGCGTGCTGCGGAAGAAATTGTCTTTGGCAAAGCGGAAGTAACTACTGGTGCAGGTAATGACTTACAACAGGTGACAACTATGGCTAGACAAATGGTGACCCGATTTGGCATGTCCGATCTGGGTTTGTTATCTCTCGAAAGTCCCAGTCAAGAAATATTTTTGGGGAGAGACTGGGGAATGAAATCGGATTATTCTGAGCAAATTGCTGCCAAAATTGATGTTCAGGTCAGAGATATTGTTAGTACCTGTTATGCCAAAGTAAAAGAACTGCTGCAGGAAAATCGCATGACTATGGACCGCTTAGTTGAAATGCTGATGGTGGAAGAAACCATTGATGGAGATTTATTCCGTAATATTGTTGAAGAAAATAAGTTTGATAAAATACCAGTAGCTCTATAATACAGGCGATCGCATGGACCACCAGGCGATCGCCGTATTTATTGTACAATTCTTAGGGAAAATAAACATTCAAACACAGAGACGTTAAGGTGAACGTCTCCGTGAGTGTGGCAGTATCGAGTACATTTAACCTAGGTTAATATCAGTGTTTGATCTGTTTGGCAGTAATTGTATCCTATCTTGGCCTCTCGGGATAATCCGCATCGACGAGATGTAAATCATTCGGCTGAACAAGGTCAAAGCGATACAAGGAATAGAGTTGCAGTTTTTGTTGAGTCATAGGTTTAGCACCAAAATGTTTCTTACATTAAGTTGTTATCTACCTTTTCTCATCTTTCCTCTCCCATCCGGAGTAATTACTAAAAATTATGAAAAATTATGCGATCCTGACATGAAAGAGTTTTTGTGCTGGTACCACACACCTGAGCATAGGATTTCATCTCTAATGAGTTGCGTTGGATTTCCCTCAGTCATGTTTTTAAATAGCACTGTAAATGCACCAGCACCCAAACCCTCCTGGGGAAACATTCGATAACAGGGAATAGTGGTTAAATTAGACCTGTAGGGAGAAAGAGGACTAACTTCTACAGGTTTAAATTGGGGAAATCGCTCTAGAAACCATGTACAAACTTGTTCATTTTCTTCTGGAGAGTAGGTGCAAGTCATATAAACTAAATAACCTTGGGGAGCAACAATCCCAGCGGAATTAGCAATAATTCGTTTCTGACGATTGGCATTTTTATTAATTACTGTCTGGTGAAAACATCCGGGAGCTTTCTCTCTCTTTGCTAGTAAGGACTGACCGCTACAAGGTGCATCAACTATAACTAAACTCATAGATTGTTTCAGCATTTGAGCTAAAACGCTAGTATCTCGATTAAGTACGCAACCAGGTTGAATTTGACAACGCTTTAAATTAGATATTAGCATTCCTAGTCGTTTACCAATTAATTCGTTACTAAAAATTAAATCCGGTTGTAATGCTTTCCACGCAAAGATACTTTTACCTCCAGGTGCGGCACATACATCTAATACTAAAGGAATAGGTTGCTTTATAGTTAATAATACAGATGCTGCAAATATAGAAGAAAAGTCTAAACAGTAAAAAGCTCCTGCTTGATGGAGAGCATGTTGACCAGGTCTTTCCCCCACTTGTAGACGATCTACAAATTTGGGTTGCCATGATGTTGGTGTCTCCGTGGTGAATGGCGGTGTTTCTGGAAGATTTTGACACCAAAGGATAGAAGGTGAAAAGGGTTGGGGATGAACTAAAGCTGCTATAAATTTTGCCTCTTCATCAGGGTTATCAAATAAACGATGGGCAAGTTTTAGTAATAAATTAGAAGGTTGTTCCATTCTCTATTCAGCAATAATATGTAAATCAATATTTTGATTGCGAATCAAGTCTACAAGTCGCTGGGTAAAAGAGCCTTTAAACCATCTTTGCCAGCGAGGTTGTTGGCTTTCACCAATGACAATTTGGGTAATGTGATACTTAGCCGCGATTCGAGCAATTTCTCGAGCAACATTTTGACTTTTGACATGCAAAAATTCACCCCCAAATTCCCTACATAATTTCTCACAAGTATCAATATGACCAGCTTCTTTCTTACTGAGGAATTGCTCCGGATCTGACACAAAAATCCCATATAGTTTTGCATTCATGTAATTAGCAATGCGGGCACCTCGACGGAGTAACTGTAGTGAATTAGAATAAGTAGAAACACAAACTAGGACCCGTTCATGAATATTACAACTAGATGGTTCCAGACTAGAAGTGTTTGCTTCTTCTTCAACCGTATCCGCTACTTCCCGCAAAGACAACTCTCGTAGAGCTATCAAATTGCGACGCTGGAAAAAATTTTTCAAAGACTGCTCAACTTGAGTCCGGGGGTAAATTTTCCCTTCACGCAATCGTTCCTCCAAAGTTTCTGGAGTAATATCAATCACCACAACCGCATCAGCTTCATCAAGCAGGCGATCTGGAATCCTTTCTCTGACCACAATACCAGTAATTCTCGCCACTATGTCATTTAAACTTTCTATGTGCTGAATATTAACCGTGGAGTAAACATCAATTCCACTCTCTAAAATTACCTCCACATCCTGATATCGTTTTTCCCGTGGAGATCCGGGGATGTTAGTATGGGCCAGTTCATCAATTAAAACTAACTGGGGAGAGCGATCCAATATGGCATCTGTATCCATTTCTGTAAGAGTTATGTTCTCCTTGACCATGACCTTTTTAGGAATCATTTCCAGTCCAGTGGCTTTTTGAGCAGTCTCTTTGCGTCCATGAGTTTCTAAAATGCCAATAATGACATCAATTCCCTCCTGTTTGAGTTGATGTGCTTCCTCCAGCATTTTATAAGTTTTACCCACACCGGGAGCCATACCAATAAAGATTTTATGTTTTCCTCGTCGGTGAGGGGTAGCATAATAACTATCAGGATCTTGTGTAGTTGGCATAATACACCTTGGATTCACCCGATCCTAATATACTCTAATATCTAAAGATTGCTGCTATTTTCGTTCCTCTAGGCATGTCTTTAGCCTTTAAGGTATAAACATTGCCACCGTTTAACATAGTATGTATAGCGGCAAAATCTAACATGTCCTGATCATATACCTCGCGTTTTGTGTGTAAATCTACACTCATATTTTCGGGATGGAATTTTCCCCACTTTTGATCATCTATAGAAACTAATAGGGAATCTACCCGGCGAAAATAAGCCGCACTGACAATTTCTTTCACATCACTGGTAGCCATATTACTACCTTCCCCCGCTAATTGCTCGTACAGTCCTAGGGTAGCTATTGTATCTTGTTGAAATAGGGGAGAAACTATTTGCCACCCTGCGTCATGTAATTTATTCAAGTTGATAATTTCCACATTACCACTAATGCTTTCTGTTAATAAGTAAGGATAACTATTTGCTGATTGATAAATAGGAAAAAGATACTCTACTCCTGCTAAAATTAAAGGTGCTTTTTCATCTCTTAGTCTATGGTGTAAAGCCTGATCTATGGCATAACAAAATTGTAAAATATCTCTTTCGTGTTTTTCTCGATCCGGACTACCTTGTCCATGAATGGATCCTGGATGTTCAGCTGCTGATGCTCCTCCTCTGGGTATACCCACTCTGTGTTGCACACCCTTTTGTAATTCGTCTTCCAGGAGAATTTCTTCTAAACAGTGGGGCATATTTTCTACTACTAACTCCTGTAAACTATGTCCCGTACCAACAAAGAATTTCACATCTTTTTGACTCAGGGCTAAAACATAGAATTTACCATCGTTATTAATAAAATGCAGCAGAGGTTTCAGATGTAATTCTCTATTGACAACAACTAATTCAGGAAATTCACTGGGTAAACAATAGTAGCGAAACAAGTTGGGACTAATAAAAATTACTAGTCCTTGATTTTGGTGTTCCCAAAAATCAATTGTATCTAATTCCAGAGCTGGTCTAAGCAAATCTAAAACTTCCGTGTGTCTGATACCTAACGCTTCCAAATCTTGTTGGGCTTGGCGAATTAAATTTTTGAAACGAATAGGGTTTTGACGAGTCTCTGCCCCAGCTTTTTGAGTTGGCATGTATAGGGATACGGATGGAGACTGGGAATTTTCCACTAAGTTTTTGAGTTCGTCTAGGGATAATATCATAGGTTGAAAGAAAACAGCGGAGAAGATACGTTCATTTCAACTGCTTCTATGATGGATTTGCATCTTTCTCCAGGGAGGTGGAGAAGGTTAAACTAAAAAACCCAGGAGACTTAACTTGGTCTTCTGTGACATCTCTTCCCAAATTTAGGCACGTCTGTTAAAATTGTGTGGTGGTCAAATACTCCTATTAAAACCAGTTGAGTTACACCTAAATAATGGTGCATATTAAGCGGGTTGAACTTACTAATTTTAAATCCTTCGGTGGTACAACTTCTGTCCCCTTGCTACCGGGATGTACTGTCATTTCTGGTCCTAACGGTTCAGGTAAATCCAATATTCTGGACGCTTTACTATTTTGCTTAGGACTATCCAGCTCTAAGGGAATGCGTGCTGATAAACTACCTGATCTAGTCAACAACAATCAAACTGCTAAAGGGCGAAATTCTATTGAAGCCATTGTAACCGTCACCTTTGACATCTCTGATATGGTGTCACCTCCAGAAGAAGAGGTTATACAGATAAATGGACAAGAAAATAAGTCTTCCAGATTAACAGAATGGAGTGTGACTCGACGTTTACGGGTTAATTCCCAGGGTAGTTACACTTCTAACTATTACATCAATGGCGGTTCTTGTACTCTCACAGAATTACATGAGGAGTTAGAAAGATTAAGAATTTACCCTGAGGGTTATAATGTGGTGTTACAGGGTGATGTCACCAGCATTATCTCCATGAACGGAAAAGAAAGAAGAGAAATTATTGATGAATTAGCTGGTGTTGCAGCCTATGACAGAAAAATTAACCAGGCAAAAGGGACTCTAGAAGAAGTTAAAGAAAAAGAAGACAGCTGTAGAATTATTGAAAGTGAGTTAATTGCACAGCGAGATCGTCTATACCAAGATAAGCTAAAAGCAGAGAAATACCAGCAAATTAAAAAAGAGTTGCAAGAGAAACAGTCATGGGAATTGGTTTTGACTTGGCGCTCTCTCCAGTGCAAACAGGAACAATTGGCTAGGGATATTCAAGCTGGAGATGCAACATCTAATCAACTGACTGGGAGTTTAACTCAAACTAATCAAAACATCCAAGACCAAAATAGCCAATTGGACCAACTGAATATCCTTGTTAAATCTCTAGGGGAAGATCAGCTTTTAGCAGTTCAATCTACCCTTGCTAATCAAGAAGCTGAACGTAAACAACTATATAGACGACAAAATGAAATAGCATCTCATTTACAAGAGACAATCAAAAAACTCCATCAGACCCAAGGGGAAATAGAAGAATACCAGGCTGTTTTGCAACAAAATCAACAAGAATACTCTTTGGAGAGTTCAACTTTAAGCCAGCAGCAACAGGAACGGGAACAAACAAGATCCCAGTTGGAATCCCACCGTCAAGTTGCAGCGGAAATTGCTGCTGCTTCCGATTATTGGGTGCAACAACAATCATCTCTCAACCGTCAAATTGAGA from Cylindrospermopsis curvispora GIHE-G1 harbors:
- a CDS encoding sensor protein KdpD; amino-acid sequence: MPTTQDPDSYYATPHRRGKHKIFIGMAPGVGKTYKMLEEAHQLKQEGIDVIIGILETHGRKETAQKATGLEMIPKKVMVKENITLTEMDTDAILDRSPQLVLIDELAHTNIPGSPREKRYQDVEVILESGIDVYSTVNIQHIESLNDIVARITGIVVRERIPDRLLDEADAVVVIDITPETLEERLREGKIYPRTQVEQSLKNFFQRRNLIALRELSLREVADTVEEEANTSSLEPSSCNIHERVLVCVSTYSNSLQLLRRGARIANYMNAKLYGIFVSDPEQFLSKKEAGHIDTCEKLCREFGGEFLHVKSQNVAREIARIAAKYHITQIVIGESQQPRWQRWFKGSFTQRLVDLIRNQNIDLHIIAE
- the ftsH gene encoding ATP-dependent zinc metalloprotease FtsH translates to MVNTMTTNTGRKTLEKPWLKKVPAKRFAWTGVLVATMIMLPEIVGSPVLAQKIGRSNSLSYGQLLQKTKAGQVKRVEIDEGEQIAKVYLVSHKPGTAPISVRLLDQNSELISKLKEKKVEFGEISTASSRATIGLLINLMWILPLLALIMLLLRRSASSSNQALNFGRSRARFQMEAKTGVKFDDVAGITEAKEELQEVVTFLQQPEKFTAVGAKIPKGVLLVGPPGTGKTLLAKAIAGEASVPFFSISGSEFVEMFVGVGASRVRDLFKKAKENAPCIIFIDEIDAVGRQRGAGIGGGNDEREQTLNQLLTEMDGFEGNNGIIIIAATNRPDVLDSALLRPGRFDRQVIVDAPDLKGRLDILAVHARNKKLDPTISLEEIAQRTPGFTGADLANLLNEAAILTARRRKEEISMLEINDAVDRVVAGMEGTALVDGKSKRLIAYHEVGHALIGTLVKDHDPVQKVTLIPRGQALGLTWFTPNEDQGLVSRSQMLARIMGALGGRAAEEIVFGKAEVTTGAGNDLQQVTTMARQMVTRFGMSDLGLLSLESPSQEIFLGRDWGMKSDYSEQIAAKIDVQVRDIVSTCYAKVKELLQENRMTMDRLVEMLMVEETIDGDLFRNIVEENKFDKIPVAL
- a CDS encoding NUDIX hydrolase; the encoded protein is MLLSNQTSCTNSISKGTLANFKVGVDNVIFSVDTARNRLLVLLVMRQQEPFLNFWSLPGTLVRQGESLEDAAYRIMAEKIRVSNLYLDQLYTFGGPHRDPREKSNSYGVRYLSVSYFALVRFEEAELITNKVAGTAWHPVKKIPELAFDHDQIINYGHKRLKNKLEYSPVAFDVLPENFTLNELYQLYATVLGENFSDYSNFRARLLKLGFLLDTGSKVCRGAGRPASLYKFDAQAFAPFKDKPLVFI
- a CDS encoding RsmB/NOP family class I SAM-dependent RNA methyltransferase — translated: MEQPSNLLLKLAHRLFDNPDEEAKFIAALVHPQPFSPSILWCQNLPETPPFTTETPTSWQPKFVDRLQVGERPGQHALHQAGAFYCLDFSSIFAASVLLTIKQPIPLVLDVCAAPGGKSIFAWKALQPDLIFSNELIGKRLGMLISNLKRCQIQPGCVLNRDTSVLAQMLKQSMSLVIVDAPCSGQSLLAKREKAPGCFHQTVINKNANRQKRIIANSAGIVAPQGYLVYMTCTYSPEENEQVCTWFLERFPQFKPVEVSPLSPYRSNLTTIPCYRMFPQEGLGAGAFTVLFKNMTEGNPTQLIRDEILCSGVWYQHKNSFMSGSHNFS
- a CDS encoding nicotinate-nucleotide adenylyltransferase codes for the protein MNIALFGTSADPPTAGHQKIIKWLCENYDWVAVWAADNPIKEQQTPLGHRAAMLQLLISDIEPPLDKLNNIILAQELSSWRTLETLERAKLKWGDDVKYTLVIGSDLVNQLPRWYRISDLLQQVQLLVIPRPGYIIEDASLHKIRQLGGKMAIASTKGLNVSSTNFRQQKNLQTLTAPVIAYINRERLYI